From the Solibacillus sp. FSL R5-0449 genome, one window contains:
- a CDS encoding phosphatidate cytidylyltransferase produces MKQRIITGVIAAALFIPFVIYGGTPFAILMSIIAAIGFYELLKMKGISIASVPGIIGTLALFVLVVPNEWSLKIVEFFQYDSLLMIVYGIAILLLIYIVLVKNKMTFDEIGFIVLGALYVGLGFHYFIETRFIGLEYVVFVLLVVWTTDSGAYFVGRKLGKNKLWPEISPKKTVEGFIGGIVIAVIFAIAMQLTYPFASSWLQLIVVTIIASIIGQMGDLVESAIKRHYGVKDSGNILPGHGGILDRFDSLLFVVPLLHFLHFFS; encoded by the coding sequence TTGAAACAACGCATCATTACCGGAGTAATTGCTGCAGCCTTATTTATTCCATTCGTAATTTATGGAGGAACGCCATTTGCGATTTTAATGAGTATTATCGCAGCCATTGGTTTCTATGAATTGCTGAAAATGAAAGGAATTTCAATTGCATCTGTTCCAGGTATTATTGGTACACTTGCATTATTCGTATTGGTTGTACCAAATGAATGGTCACTGAAAATCGTTGAATTTTTCCAATATGATTCATTATTAATGATCGTATATGGAATCGCGATATTACTGCTGATTTATATTGTACTTGTAAAAAATAAAATGACGTTTGATGAAATTGGTTTCATCGTGCTAGGGGCATTATATGTCGGCCTTGGTTTCCATTATTTTATCGAAACACGTTTTATCGGTTTGGAATATGTCGTGTTTGTGCTATTAGTCGTATGGACAACAGATTCCGGTGCCTATTTTGTTGGACGTAAATTAGGGAAAAATAAATTATGGCCGGAAATTTCGCCGAAAAAAACAGTGGAAGGTTTTATTGGCGGGATTGTTATTGCAGTTATTTTCGCGATTGCGATGCAGCTTACGTATCCTTTTGCATCAAGCTGGCTGCAATTAATCGTTGTAACAATTATTGCATCGATTATTGGTCAAATGGGCGATTTAGTCGAATCGGCTATTAAACGACATTATGGTGTCAAAGATTCGGGTAATATTCTTCCAGGACACGGCGGTATTTTGGACCGCTTTGACAGTTTACTGTTTGTCGTACCATTACTGCATTTTTTGCATTTCTTTTCCTAG
- a CDS encoding chemotaxis protein CheD yields the protein MIVINSNEVIKVGIAQMDIVKIPKTIRTSGLGSCVGAVIYDDSKKVAGMVHVMLPDSSLNRTATMNAAKFADTGIAALVDLLKQEGVQPFKLKAKIAGGAQMFQFTSDKDSMRIGPRNVEAVKAKLKELGIRLVAEDTGGNSGRTIEFNPETSMLQVRTVNKGVSEI from the coding sequence ATGATAGTTATTAATTCAAACGAAGTGATTAAAGTAGGCATTGCACAAATGGATATCGTGAAAATTCCTAAAACGATTCGTACGTCTGGATTAGGTTCCTGTGTCGGTGCAGTCATTTACGACGACTCCAAAAAAGTTGCCGGTATGGTCCATGTCATGCTACCGGATTCCAGCTTAAATCGAACGGCCACAATGAATGCCGCAAAATTTGCCGATACGGGAATTGCCGCTTTAGTCGATCTTTTAAAACAAGAGGGAGTGCAGCCCTTTAAGTTAAAGGCAAAGATTGCGGGCGGCGCACAAATGTTCCAGTTTACGTCAGATAAAGATTCCATGAGGATCGGACCTAGAAATGTGGAAGCTGTAAAAGCGAAGTTGAAAGAGCTGGGCATACGGCTTGTCGCTGAAGACACGGGCGGAAACAGCGGTCGTACAATCGAATTTAACCCTGAAACGAGCATGCTTCAAGTTCGTACTGTCAATAAAGGAGTGAGTGAAATTTAA
- the rpsB gene encoding 30S ribosomal protein S2: protein MSVISMKQLLEAGVHFGHQTRRWNPKMKKYIFVERNGIYIIDLQKTVKKLEEAYDFMRQVGQDGGKVLFVGTKKQAQEAIKEEAERSGNYYINQRWLGGTLTNFGTIQKRVQRMKDIEKMEEDGTFAVLPKKEVIQLKKEHERLVKFLGGIRDMKAIPDVMFVVDPRKERIAVAEAIKLNIPLVGIVDTNCDPDEIDYVIPANDDAIRAVKLLTAKMADALLEAKQGEEEAPAVEEATAE from the coding sequence ATGTCAGTAATTTCAATGAAACAATTACTAGAAGCTGGTGTACATTTCGGTCACCAAACTCGCCGTTGGAACCCAAAAATGAAGAAATATATCTTCGTAGAGCGTAACGGTATTTACATTATCGATTTACAAAAAACGGTTAAAAAATTAGAAGAAGCATACGATTTCATGCGTCAAGTTGGTCAAGACGGTGGTAAAGTTTTATTCGTAGGTACGAAAAAACAAGCACAAGAAGCGATCAAAGAAGAAGCTGAACGTTCAGGTAACTACTACATCAACCAACGTTGGTTAGGTGGTACTTTAACTAACTTCGGTACTATTCAAAAACGTGTACAACGTATGAAAGATATCGAAAAAATGGAAGAAGACGGCACTTTCGCTGTACTTCCTAAAAAAGAAGTAATCCAACTTAAAAAAGAGCACGAGCGCTTAGTCAAATTCTTAGGCGGTATCCGTGATATGAAAGCTATTCCGGACGTAATGTTCGTTGTAGACCCTCGTAAAGAGCGTATCGCAGTTGCAGAAGCAATCAAATTAAACATCCCTCTAGTTGGTATCGTAGACACTAACTGTGATCCAGATGAAATTGATTACGTAATCCCTGCAAACGACGATGCTATCCGCGCGGTTAAATTATTAACTGCTAAAATGGCTGACGCTTTATTAGAAGCTAAACAAGGTGAAGAAGAAGCTCCTGCAGTAGAAGAAGCTACAGCTGAGTAA
- the tsf gene encoding translation elongation factor Ts produces MANITAQLVKELREKTGAGMMDCKKALVSTEGDIDAAIDFLREKGLAAAGKKADRIAAEGTTYILENGNEAILLEVNAETDFVAKNDKFQILVSSLAEQLLTAKPESVEAALELEKDGVKIADQISTATATIGEKISLRRFEIKTKTDADAFGSYLHMGGRIGVLVVLEGSTDAAAAKDIAMHIAAINPTYISRDEVSADEVERERKVLTEQALNEGKPENIVAKMVEGRLGKYFEDVCLLDQAFVKNSDQKVRDFVNSLNATVTSFTRYAVGEGIEKREDNFAEEVMSQVKGN; encoded by the coding sequence ATGGCAAACATTACTGCACAATTAGTAAAAGAATTACGCGAAAAAACAGGCGCAGGTATGATGGACTGTAAAAAAGCATTAGTATCAACAGAAGGTGACATCGACGCTGCAATCGATTTCCTACGTGAAAAAGGTTTAGCTGCTGCTGGCAAAAAAGCTGACCGTATCGCTGCTGAAGGTACAACTTACATTTTAGAAAACGGTAATGAAGCGATTCTTTTAGAAGTAAACGCTGAAACAGACTTCGTTGCGAAAAACGACAAGTTCCAAATTTTAGTTTCTTCTTTAGCAGAGCAATTATTAACTGCGAAACCAGAATCAGTAGAAGCTGCTTTAGAATTAGAAAAAGACGGCGTGAAAATCGCTGACCAAATTTCTACAGCTACTGCTACAATCGGTGAAAAAATCTCATTACGTCGTTTCGAAATCAAAACAAAAACTGATGCAGATGCATTCGGTTCTTACTTACACATGGGCGGACGTATTGGTGTATTAGTAGTTCTTGAAGGTTCTACTGACGCTGCTGCTGCAAAAGATATCGCTATGCATATCGCTGCAATCAACCCAACTTACATTTCTCGTGACGAAGTTTCTGCTGACGAAGTAGAACGTGAGCGCAAAGTATTAACTGAGCAAGCGTTAAACGAAGGTAAACCAGAAAACATCGTAGCGAAAATGGTAGAAGGCCGTCTTGGTAAATACTTCGAAGACGTATGTTTATTAGACCAAGCTTTCGTTAAAAACTCAGATCAAAAAGTACGCGACTTCGTAAACTCATTAAATGCTACTGTAACAAGCTTCACTCGTTATGCAGTTGGTGAAGGTATCGAAAAGCGTGAAGATAACTTCGCTGAAGAAGTAATGAGCCAAGTTAAAGGTAACTAA
- the frr gene encoding ribosome recycling factor has product MTQQVLNQAKEKMTKSINAFSRELASIRAGVANASLLDRIMVDYYGSPTPINQMAGISVPEARLLVIQPYDKSILGEIEKAIMRSDIGITPTNDGNVIRLAVPALTEERRKELVKQVKKEAEDAKVAVRNVRRDANDDLKKLEKNGEITEDELRGFNDDIQKLTDNSIVKIEELVKEKEKEILTV; this is encoded by the coding sequence ATGACACAACAAGTATTAAATCAGGCAAAAGAAAAAATGACAAAATCAATTAATGCTTTCTCACGTGAATTAGCTTCAATTCGTGCAGGTGTAGCAAATGCTTCACTATTGGATCGTATTATGGTGGACTACTATGGTTCTCCAACACCGATCAACCAAATGGCAGGTATTTCTGTACCGGAAGCACGCCTTTTAGTTATTCAGCCTTATGATAAATCAATCTTAGGTGAAATCGAAAAAGCGATTATGCGTTCAGATATCGGGATTACACCGACAAATGACGGTAATGTCATTCGTTTAGCTGTACCGGCATTAACTGAAGAGCGTCGTAAAGAATTAGTAAAACAGGTGAAAAAAGAAGCGGAAGACGCAAAAGTTGCTGTACGTAACGTGCGCCGTGATGCAAACGACGACCTGAAAAAATTAGAAAAGAACGGTGAAATCACAGAAGACGAATTACGCGGCTTCAACGATGACATCCAAAAACTAACAGACAACTCAATCGTTAAAATCGAAGAGTTAGTGAAAGAAAAAGAAAAAGAAATTTTAACAGTTTAA
- a CDS encoding RNA polymerase subunit sigma: MSLKGLELQIAIPKTFEAGKMADQRQQNTILQQMHANEALNRELERKLLSVNETEHLNTVNDDEQETASQSEEEQMQDNKKNKEQLDQKVQHPFKGNLFDYSG, from the coding sequence ATGAGCTTGAAAGGTCTGGAGTTGCAGATTGCGATTCCGAAAACATTTGAAGCAGGGAAAATGGCGGATCAGCGTCAACAAAACACGATCCTGCAGCAAATGCATGCAAACGAAGCACTGAACAGGGAATTGGAACGCAAACTATTATCCGTCAATGAAACAGAACATTTGAACACAGTCAATGATGACGAGCAGGAAACTGCTTCCCAAAGCGAGGAAGAGCAAATGCAGGACAACAAGAAAAATAAGGAACAGCTAGATCAGAAAGTGCAGCACCCGTTTAAAGGGAATCTTTTTGATTATAGTGGCTAG
- a CDS encoding chemotaxis protein CheA, whose amino-acid sequence MELNQYLEMFIEESKEHLQACSEHLLELEKNPEDLTIVGEIFRSAHTLKGMAATMGFEDLADLTHKMENILDAIRNSKIKVNAEILDVVFESVDHLEEMVFDIADGGDGKHDVQATVEKLKRIEAGEPATAASEPMPGQEVAAAMVVNESEQPAEAPELKLSYDDFEKTVILQSSEQEFNAYEITVALREDCLLKAARVFMVFEILEKNGDVIKSTPTVDKLEEEQFDSVFHVAFISKEPAEDLQKMLMKVSEVDRVVVNKIERDVFVTKTAAIEVPAEEVQPQPAIQETVTAVSEEQPKKAASAKNNNSKSGHASSKTIRVNIERLDILMNLFEELAIDRGRLLSIAGDVNHGELNETVERMSRTMGDLQNIVLTMRMVPVDTVFNRFPKMVRQLSRDLNKKIELKIVGAETELDRTVIDEIGDPLVHLIRNSVDHGIESPEVRRAKGKPEEGTVELRAYHSGNYVFIEIEDDGAGINRDKVLAKALSKGIVTHEQSLTMTDKQINELIMASGFSTADVISDVSGRGVGLDVVKTTIESLGGNISIESTQNVGSVFSIQLPLTLSIISVMLVEIEQEIYAIPLSSIIETSIIRHSDILNAHNQKVIDFRGKVVPLVFLEEIFEVPRAEQKNDGFHSVVIVRKGDKLAGLVVDSFIGQQEIVLKSLGNYLTNIFAISGATILGNGKVALIVDCNALMK is encoded by the coding sequence ATGGAATTAAATCAATATTTGGAAATGTTCATTGAAGAAAGTAAAGAGCATTTACAAGCATGCAGTGAACACTTATTGGAACTGGAAAAAAATCCGGAAGACTTAACGATTGTCGGAGAAATTTTCCGTTCGGCACATACTTTAAAAGGTATGGCAGCAACCATGGGCTTTGAAGATTTAGCCGACTTAACACATAAAATGGAAAATATTTTAGATGCGATCCGTAACAGTAAAATTAAAGTGAACGCAGAAATTTTGGATGTCGTTTTCGAATCTGTCGATCATTTAGAAGAAATGGTATTCGACATTGCAGATGGCGGCGACGGTAAACACGATGTGCAGGCAACAGTGGAAAAGCTTAAGCGCATAGAAGCAGGCGAACCGGCAACGGCAGCTTCAGAACCAATGCCTGGCCAGGAAGTTGCAGCAGCAATGGTAGTAAATGAATCTGAACAGCCGGCTGAAGCACCCGAATTGAAATTGTCCTATGATGATTTTGAAAAAACGGTCATTCTGCAATCATCTGAACAAGAATTCAATGCATACGAAATTACAGTAGCTTTGCGAGAAGACTGTTTATTGAAAGCAGCTCGTGTGTTCATGGTATTCGAAATACTGGAGAAAAACGGGGATGTCATCAAATCTACTCCGACGGTAGATAAACTGGAAGAAGAACAGTTTGATAGTGTATTCCATGTAGCCTTTATTTCGAAAGAGCCAGCGGAAGACTTGCAAAAGATGCTGATGAAAGTATCGGAAGTTGATCGCGTTGTTGTCAACAAAATCGAACGTGATGTATTTGTTACGAAAACTGCCGCAATCGAAGTACCTGCTGAAGAAGTACAGCCACAGCCTGCAATACAGGAAACTGTAACTGCTGTCTCTGAAGAACAGCCTAAAAAAGCAGCTTCTGCTAAAAATAACAATAGTAAATCAGGGCATGCATCGAGTAAAACGATTCGTGTAAATATCGAACGTCTTGATATTTTAATGAACTTGTTTGAAGAACTTGCAATCGATCGCGGCCGCCTTTTATCGATCGCCGGTGATGTAAATCATGGGGAGTTGAATGAAACGGTTGAACGAATGAGCCGTACAATGGGAGATCTGCAAAATATCGTTTTAACGATGCGAATGGTTCCGGTAGATACAGTATTTAACCGTTTCCCGAAAATGGTACGCCAATTGTCCCGTGATTTGAATAAAAAAATCGAACTTAAAATTGTCGGTGCAGAAACAGAGCTTGACCGCACAGTTATTGATGAAATTGGAGATCCGTTAGTTCACTTGATCCGCAACTCTGTTGATCATGGAATTGAAAGTCCGGAAGTGCGCCGTGCAAAAGGCAAACCGGAAGAAGGAACGGTGGAACTTCGTGCTTATCATAGCGGGAACTATGTATTCATCGAAATTGAAGATGACGGAGCAGGGATCAACCGCGATAAAGTATTGGCAAAAGCATTGTCTAAAGGAATTGTTACACATGAACAATCATTGACGATGACAGACAAGCAGATCAACGAGTTAATTATGGCATCCGGTTTCTCAACAGCCGACGTCATTTCGGATGTGTCGGGCCGTGGTGTCGGTCTGGATGTTGTGAAAACAACGATCGAATCATTAGGCGGCAACATTTCGATTGAATCGACTCAAAATGTAGGTTCGGTCTTCTCTATTCAATTACCGCTGACACTGTCGATTATTTCAGTCATGCTTGTAGAAATTGAACAAGAAATTTATGCCATTCCGTTATCATCTATTATTGAAACATCGATTATCCGTCATTCAGATATTTTGAACGCACATAATCAAAAAGTAATCGATTTCCGTGGTAAAGTTGTGCCGCTTGTATTCCTGGAAGAAATTTTTGAAGTACCGCGTGCCGAACAAAAAAATGATGGCTTCCATTCAGTCGTAATCGTCCGCAAAGGCGATAAATTAGCTGGTTTAGTAGTCGATTCATTTATCGGCCAACAGGAAATTGTGCTGAAATCATTAGGTAACTACTTAACGAATATTTTTGCGATCTCGGGTGCAACGATTTTAGGAAACGGAAAAGTGGCGTTAATTGTAGACTGTAACGCACTGATGAAGTAA
- a CDS encoding chemotaxis protein CheW, translated as MTNATEQKNLKVIVFQLADKEYAIPVSHVKGIEKLMHITRVPKTERYVKGVINLRGVVTPVIDLRERFDLPVSGNEETTRIIIITLETMEVGFIVDSANDVLDIDASSIGQQPEVVGSLEEDFIAGVAKLENRLLILLHLDKVLNPID; from the coding sequence ATGACGAATGCAACAGAGCAAAAAAACTTGAAAGTAATTGTTTTTCAATTAGCAGATAAAGAATATGCCATTCCTGTTTCGCACGTAAAGGGAATCGAAAAATTAATGCATATTACACGTGTACCGAAAACAGAACGTTATGTAAAAGGAGTCATCAATCTTCGGGGTGTCGTAACGCCTGTCATTGATTTACGTGAACGTTTTGACTTGCCGGTTTCAGGTAACGAAGAAACAACCCGAATTATTATTATTACACTGGAAACGATGGAAGTCGGTTTTATTGTCGACTCGGCAAATGATGTGTTGGACATTGATGCATCTTCCATTGGACAGCAACCGGAAGTGGTCGGCTCATTAGAGGAAGATTTTATCGCAGGTGTTGCCAAATTGGAAAACCGCCTGTTAATTTTACTTCACTTAGATAAAGTGTTAAATCCGATCGATTAA
- a CDS encoding chemotaxis protein CheC — MNFSEKITLLHLDVLKEIGNIGAAHAATALSNLLGKKIDMRVPDVKMASFNEMMELAGGSENAVVGIYLRLEGDAQGSMFFILPIEQANRFIRSLIHDESFDFHTPPYSEMGLSAMQEMGNILSGSYLSALSDFTGLKIYPTVPGLSVDMFGAIISIGLIELSQVSDTVIVINTSIYEEVMSDDEAVKGQFFLLPEPDSFEAIFKALGVPTTYDSY, encoded by the coding sequence ATGAACTTTAGTGAAAAAATTACGTTGCTGCATTTGGATGTTTTAAAGGAAATCGGAAATATTGGTGCTGCACATGCGGCTACGGCATTATCGAATTTACTGGGAAAGAAAATCGATATGCGTGTACCCGACGTGAAAATGGCCTCGTTCAATGAAATGATGGAGCTCGCTGGCGGCTCGGAAAATGCTGTCGTCGGTATTTATCTTCGGTTAGAAGGGGATGCCCAAGGAAGCATGTTTTTCATTTTGCCGATTGAGCAGGCAAACCGATTTATTCGAAGTCTCATCCATGACGAATCTTTTGATTTTCACACACCGCCGTATTCGGAAATGGGCTTATCGGCGATGCAGGAAATGGGCAATATTTTATCCGGCTCTTATTTATCGGCCTTATCCGATTTTACGGGTCTTAAAATCTATCCGACAGTACCGGGACTAAGTGTTGATATGTTTGGCGCGATTATTAGCATCGGACTGATTGAACTATCACAAGTAAGTGATACGGTCATCGTCATTAACACATCTATATATGAAGAAGTGATGTCTGATGATGAAGCGGTAAAAGGACAGTTCTTCCTGTTGCCTGAACCCGATTCATTTGAAGCGATTTTCAAAGCATTAGGAGTGCCTACGACATATGATAGTTATTAA
- a CDS encoding isoprenyl transferase: protein MFKKLFGKNTNKEQSFSSENVDLVKGEDIPTHIAIIMDGNGRWAKKRSMPRVAGHHEGMKTVRKITRCACDLGVEVLTLYAFSTENWKRPKSEVEFLMRLPEQFLNSFLPELMERNIKVEMIGVMDSLPEYTQSALKKAMEATAGNTGLVLNFAMNYGGRAEIVMAMQKLLKEVEAGNLTIDELNEQHISQYVMTAHLPEPDLLIRTSGEVRISNFMLWQLAYTEFWFTDTHWPDFDEACLKEAISVYQNRNRRYGGLKGEGTN, encoded by the coding sequence ATGTTTAAAAAACTTTTTGGGAAAAATACAAATAAAGAACAATCATTCAGTAGTGAAAATGTGGACTTAGTTAAGGGAGAGGATATCCCGACCCATATTGCAATTATTATGGACGGAAATGGACGTTGGGCAAAAAAACGTTCAATGCCTCGAGTTGCAGGGCATCATGAAGGAATGAAAACAGTTCGAAAAATAACACGTTGCGCTTGTGATTTAGGAGTAGAAGTATTGACGCTCTATGCGTTTTCAACGGAAAACTGGAAGCGTCCTAAATCAGAAGTGGAATTTTTAATGCGTTTACCAGAGCAATTTTTAAATTCCTTTTTACCAGAGCTGATGGAGCGAAATATTAAAGTAGAAATGATCGGTGTGATGGATTCATTGCCGGAATATACCCAATCTGCTTTAAAAAAGGCTATGGAGGCGACTGCAGGGAATACAGGGTTAGTCTTAAACTTTGCGATGAATTACGGTGGGCGTGCTGAAATTGTAATGGCGATGCAAAAGCTTCTGAAAGAGGTAGAAGCAGGAAACCTTACAATTGACGAATTAAATGAACAACATATTTCCCAGTATGTAATGACGGCTCATTTACCTGAACCCGATTTATTAATTCGCACGAGTGGTGAAGTGCGCATAAGTAACTTTATGCTATGGCAGCTTGCCTATACGGAATTTTGGTTCACTGATACGCATTGGCCGGATTTTGACGAAGCTTGCTTAAAAGAGGCAATCTCTGTGTATCAAAACCGTAACCGCCGTTATGGGGGGCTGAAAGGAGAAGGAACAAATTGA
- the pyrH gene encoding UMP kinase, with product MGVSEYKRVVIKLSGEALAGELGFGFSPDVIKSIAAEIKEVIDLGVEVALVVGGGNIWRGKIGAEMGMERANADYMGMLGTVMNALALQDSLENLGVPTRVQSSIVMTQVAEPYIRRKAVRHLEKARVVIFAAGTGNPYFSTDTTAALRAAEINADAILMAKNNVDGVYSADPKLDSEAVKYDTLTYLDVIQQGLQVMDSTASTLCMDNDIKLVVFNLSEPGNIKRAALGENIGTVVRRDA from the coding sequence ATGGGTGTGTCAGAGTACAAACGAGTAGTTATTAAACTTAGCGGGGAAGCATTAGCTGGAGAATTAGGCTTCGGTTTCTCACCGGATGTTATTAAATCGATCGCTGCAGAAATTAAAGAAGTTATCGACTTAGGTGTAGAGGTCGCATTAGTTGTCGGCGGAGGCAACATTTGGCGCGGTAAAATCGGCGCTGAAATGGGTATGGAACGTGCCAATGCAGATTATATGGGGATGTTGGGAACAGTGATGAATGCACTTGCATTACAGGATTCATTGGAAAATCTGGGTGTTCCTACACGTGTTCAATCATCAATCGTTATGACACAAGTTGCAGAGCCATATATTCGACGTAAAGCAGTTCGCCATCTGGAAAAAGCGCGTGTTGTAATCTTTGCTGCGGGAACAGGTAACCCATACTTCTCGACAGATACTACAGCAGCTTTACGTGCCGCAGAAATTAATGCAGATGCAATTTTAATGGCGAAAAATAATGTGGATGGCGTTTATTCTGCAGATCCAAAATTAGATTCTGAAGCAGTTAAGTATGACACACTTACGTATTTAGACGTTATTCAGCAAGGTTTACAAGTAATGGATTCTACAGCTTCGACATTATGTATGGATAATGATATCAAGCTGGTCGTTTTCAACTTATCAGAACCAGGTAATATTAAACGTGCCGCATTAGGCGAAAATATTGGAACAGTTGTTAGGAGAGATGCGTAA
- a CDS encoding multidrug transporter, with the protein MFGSIYYNFWAALLSFAVYFIAAIQNPYAIPLPTIGAAFVAAVIAFSLMFLIRYFIGYVFYTPEVPVMLPTEEELAVVAKETEKTETDPQDGHTAMEVEEENTEEIAQVVRSMLQSDESLSR; encoded by the coding sequence ATGTTTGGTTCAATATATTATAATTTTTGGGCAGCACTACTTTCATTCGCTGTATATTTTATCGCTGCAATTCAAAATCCTTATGCGATACCGCTGCCGACGATCGGTGCAGCTTTTGTCGCAGCTGTCATTGCATTTAGTTTAATGTTTCTGATCCGCTATTTCATCGGCTATGTATTTTATACACCCGAAGTACCTGTTATGTTACCGACAGAAGAGGAACTGGCTGTAGTTGCGAAAGAGACGGAAAAAACAGAAACCGATCCGCAAGATGGACATACGGCAATGGAAGTTGAAGAGGAGAATACGGAAGAAATTGCACAAGTCGTTCGTTCGATGCTTCAAAGCGATGAATCCCTTTCACGGTAA
- a CDS encoding FliA/WhiG family RNA polymerase sigma factor, which translates to MTEQRHRDEQSLWVRWTKNRDPEAGDLLIKKFKPLVSYHVQRIAVGLPKNISRDDLMSLGMMGLFDALNKFDINRDLKFDTYASFRVRGAILDGLRKEDWLPRSAREKAKKLESQIESLEQKLMRHATPEEVAAHMNLPVEEVYQTFQEYFFSNVLSINEQLDQEESEGKSFVIRDDNTKTPEQQTVHVELLGDLAENIKKLNEKEQLVISLFYSEELTLTEIGEILELSTSRISQIHSKALFKLRKLLSSEMINT; encoded by the coding sequence TTGACAGAACAAAGGCATAGAGACGAACAATCATTATGGGTTCGTTGGACAAAGAACCGTGATCCCGAAGCTGGCGATTTATTAATAAAAAAGTTTAAACCACTCGTATCATATCATGTACAGCGTATTGCTGTAGGGCTTCCGAAGAATATTTCCAGAGACGACCTGATGAGTCTTGGGATGATGGGGCTGTTTGATGCGTTGAATAAATTTGATATAAACCGAGATTTGAAATTTGATACGTATGCCTCATTCCGTGTGCGCGGTGCTATTCTCGACGGTTTACGTAAAGAGGACTGGCTCCCAAGATCGGCGCGGGAAAAAGCAAAAAAGCTGGAATCGCAAATCGAATCACTAGAGCAGAAGCTGATGCGCCATGCGACACCGGAAGAAGTTGCAGCACATATGAATTTGCCGGTCGAAGAAGTGTACCAAACGTTCCAGGAGTATTTTTTCTCGAATGTGCTGTCCATCAATGAGCAGCTGGACCAGGAAGAATCGGAAGGCAAGTCCTTTGTTATCCGTGATGACAATACGAAAACACCTGAGCAGCAAACAGTTCATGTAGAGCTATTGGGCGATTTGGCTGAAAATATTAAAAAGCTGAATGAAAAAGAACAGCTTGTTATCAGTCTGTTCTACTCGGAAGAATTAACATTAACCGAAATCGGTGAAATACTGGAACTGTCGACATCAAGAATTTCGCAAATCCACTCAAAAGCATTGTTTAAATTACGTAAATTATTGTCTTCGGAAATGATCAATACGTAA